DNA from Acidobacteriota bacterium:
TGGATCGCCCGGCAGTTCAAGGTGTGGGCGAAGCAGAAATTCAGTTGTTCGGGCACACTCGCGACGATGACTTGCGGGTTGCTCTATGCCATTGCCGCTAAAGTGGCTTACCCGGAAAGGCAAGCCATCGCTTTCGTAGGCGGGGGAAGGACTGGATCGGTATGATTCGCCGGGTGGCGTTTGGGAAAGCGATTCTGGCAGGAGTTGCCGGTGCGCTGGTGTGGGAGTTGACCGTGCGCATACTAATT
Protein-coding regions in this window:
- a CDS encoding thiamine pyrophosphate-dependent enzyme → MERLARIGVDAHSGNEVPIKPQCAAWELVEFASDKAIISTVSGTLTIWIARQFKVWAKQKFSCSGTLATMTCGLLYAIAAKVAYPERQAIAFVGGGRTGSV